A portion of the Microbacterium hominis genome contains these proteins:
- a CDS encoding FHA domain-containing protein has translation MSTHYAPGQVAVAVTRQGLVALGADVPHDVAARVWSRMGEGRGLPGVLEALTGAFGTSLAAIPPFAVVLEEGDAVRVAVRGEFIVEIEGEEPLSGAGVTTWTERAYAGAGRVALTTSEAAGSPAALPVVDAVVLASAVTWIRDAAAAAAPATPAAEPVPPVPAVPAVPVPEAVPAVPAVPATPAVPPAVPAAPAPASTAPISAVPGLIDSRAVTSIADTLMPVESTEGPGGLPSEETAIPDDEPDFGDTVVSVRRSARDAAQTPVDEATLLRPDAAVSAPPAPGAASAPVVTGGDHDGATVSLAEVRAARAARDDSAPAPLAPPRAAAPGRIRLSTGQLLRLDRTVVIGRRPRATRVAGTDLPHLVAVESPQQDISRSHLELRVEGDSIVATDLRTTNGTTLRRPGTDPVRLHPGEGTVVVPGDVLDLGDGIVVTVEEIA, from the coding sequence ATGTCGACGCACTACGCCCCGGGACAGGTCGCGGTCGCCGTGACGCGGCAGGGCCTGGTCGCCCTCGGCGCCGATGTGCCCCACGACGTCGCCGCGCGCGTCTGGTCGCGCATGGGCGAGGGCCGCGGGCTTCCCGGCGTGCTCGAGGCGCTCACCGGGGCGTTCGGCACGTCGCTGGCCGCCATCCCGCCGTTCGCGGTGGTGCTCGAGGAGGGCGACGCCGTGCGCGTCGCCGTGCGCGGAGAGTTCATCGTCGAGATCGAGGGCGAGGAGCCGCTGTCGGGCGCCGGGGTCACGACGTGGACGGAGCGGGCCTATGCCGGTGCCGGGCGCGTCGCGCTGACGACGTCGGAGGCGGCCGGATCCCCGGCCGCGCTGCCGGTCGTCGACGCCGTGGTGCTCGCCTCGGCGGTGACCTGGATCCGGGATGCCGCGGCCGCGGCCGCACCCGCCACGCCCGCGGCCGAGCCCGTGCCCCCGGTTCCGGCGGTGCCCGCAGTGCCCGTCCCCGAGGCTGTGCCCGCCGTTCCGGCTGTGCCCGCCACGCCCGCGGTGCCTCCGGCGGTCCCCGCCGCACCTGCCCCGGCATCCACCGCGCCCATCTCGGCCGTGCCGGGGCTGATCGACTCGCGGGCCGTGACCTCGATCGCCGACACCCTGATGCCGGTCGAGTCCACCGAGGGGCCCGGCGGTCTTCCGTCCGAGGAGACGGCGATCCCCGACGACGAGCCCGACTTCGGCGACACCGTCGTGTCGGTGCGCCGCAGCGCCCGGGATGCCGCGCAGACGCCCGTCGACGAGGCCACCCTCCTGCGCCCCGATGCAGCCGTCTCGGCGCCCCCGGCGCCGGGCGCGGCATCCGCTCCCGTCGTGACGGGGGGAGACCACGACGGGGCGACGGTCTCCCTCGCGGAGGTGCGGGCGGCCCGCGCGGCGCGCGACGATTCCGCGCCCGCGCCGCTGGCACCGCCGCGTGCGGCCGCGCCAGGCCGCATCCGGCTGTCCACCGGACAGCTGCTGCGCCTGGACCGCACCGTCGTGATCGGCCGGCGACCGCGCGCCACGCGCGTGGCCGGCACGGACCTTCCGCACCTCGTGGCCGTCGAAAGTCCGCAGCAGGACATCTCCCGCAGCCACCTCGAACTGCGGGTCGAGGGCGACAGCATCGTGGCGACCGACCTTCGCACGACCAACGGCACGACCCTGCGCCGCCCCGGCACCGACCCGGTGCGCCTGCACCCGGGCGAGGGCACGGTCGTCGTGCCCGGTGACGTGCTCGACCTCGGCGACGGCATCGTCGTCACCGTCGAGGAGATCGCGTGA
- a CDS encoding serine/threonine-protein kinase, with amino-acid sequence MSTKRAAMAPPDLPGFTYVDVLGSGGFADVYLYEQHLPRRRVAVKVLLTERMSSGSVAEFTAEANVMAMLSTHPAIVTIYQAGVAGDGRPYLVMEYCPKPNLQVRYRREPFAVAEALRVGVQVAAAVETAHRAGVLHRDIKPANILVTEYNRPALTDFGIASTTTAAAESAGLSIPWSPPESFADVPESGARSDVYALGATVYSLLSGRSPFEVPGERNTAADLIHRIETAPLPRLSRPDMPVSLQHVLERAMAKSAADRYDSAIAFARSLQKVQIELSHSVTAIDILDDGLPDDTVDDEDDGLTRVRGVVSIDPETSPAAGLTRPSATTAPSRGVFAAPADAGFAPGPAASTAAVDDTVMRDAAADGATMLRPAEGWASAPSAPASAAPAPAPHAPAVDDAATARRAPASLSAAPVERPGSGPRTPAAAAGVDARRVPAADASGAPRRRTGLWVALGAAALVIVAVVVGVSLPGILSGAMPAADPPAEEPAAPQDPVMLSVPAPADLTGTVTDAGVVFTWTNPVPENGDRYLWGTLTRADEDAALQPVDVATVTVPADPSGTTCIEVTTLRASGQSSDAVRACAP; translated from the coding sequence GTGAGCACCAAGCGCGCCGCGATGGCGCCTCCCGATCTGCCCGGCTTCACGTACGTCGACGTGCTCGGGTCGGGGGGATTCGCCGACGTCTACCTGTACGAGCAGCATCTGCCGCGTCGCCGCGTCGCCGTCAAGGTGCTCCTCACCGAGCGGATGTCGAGCGGCTCGGTCGCCGAGTTCACCGCCGAGGCGAACGTCATGGCGATGCTGTCGACGCACCCGGCGATCGTCACGATCTACCAGGCGGGCGTCGCCGGCGACGGCAGGCCGTATCTCGTCATGGAGTACTGCCCCAAGCCCAACCTGCAGGTGCGGTATCGGCGCGAGCCGTTCGCGGTCGCCGAGGCGCTGCGGGTGGGCGTGCAGGTGGCGGCAGCCGTCGAGACCGCGCACCGGGCGGGCGTGCTGCACCGCGACATCAAGCCGGCGAACATCCTCGTCACCGAGTACAACCGCCCCGCGCTCACCGACTTCGGCATCGCCTCCACGACGACCGCGGCCGCCGAGTCGGCCGGTCTGTCGATCCCGTGGTCGCCGCCGGAGTCCTTCGCCGACGTGCCCGAGTCGGGTGCGCGCTCCGACGTCTACGCGCTCGGCGCGACCGTGTACTCCCTGCTGAGCGGCCGGTCTCCGTTCGAGGTGCCGGGAGAGCGCAACACCGCCGCCGATCTCATCCACCGCATCGAGACGGCACCACTGCCGCGCCTCTCGCGCCCCGACATGCCGGTATCGCTGCAGCACGTGCTCGAGCGTGCGATGGCGAAGTCGGCCGCCGACCGCTACGACAGCGCGATCGCCTTCGCCCGGTCGCTGCAGAAGGTGCAGATCGAGCTCTCGCACTCGGTCACCGCCATCGACATCCTCGACGACGGCCTGCCCGACGACACGGTCGACGACGAGGACGACGGGCTCACCCGTGTGCGCGGCGTGGTCAGCATCGATCCCGAGACCTCGCCCGCCGCCGGACTCACGCGTCCCTCGGCCACGACGGCTCCCTCTCGCGGCGTCTTCGCGGCGCCCGCCGACGCCGGGTTCGCGCCCGGGCCGGCCGCATCGACGGCTGCCGTCGACGACACCGTCATGCGGGATGCCGCCGCCGACGGCGCCACGATGCTGCGGCCGGCCGAGGGGTGGGCGTCCGCGCCGTCCGCGCCGGCGTCCGCCGCGCCCGCTCCCGCGCCCCACGCCCCTGCCGTGGACGACGCCGCGACGGCTCGCCGCGCCCCGGCATCCCTCTCGGCCGCCCCGGTTGAGCGACCCGGGAGCGGGCCGCGCACGCCCGCCGCCGCGGCCGGTGTCGACGCGCGCAGGGTCCCGGCCGCGGACGCTTCCGGGGCTCCGCGCCGGCGCACGGGGCTGTGGGTCGCGCTCGGCGCGGCAGCGCTGGTGATCGTCGCGGTGGTCGTGGGCGTGTCGCTGCCGGGCATCCTCTCCGGCGCGATGCCGGCGGCGGATCCGCCCGCCGAGGAGCCGGCGGCCCCTCAGGACCCCGTCATGCTCTCCGTGCCGGCGCCCGCCGATCTGACGGGCACGGTCACCGACGCCGGCGTGGTGTTCACGTGGACGAACCCGGTGCCCGAGAACGGCGACCGCTACCTGTGGGGCACGCTCACGCGCGCCGACGAGGATGCCGCGCTGCAGCCCGTCGACGTCGCCACCGTGACGGTGCCCGCCGATCCGTCCGGCACCACGTGCATCGAGGTCACCACGCTGCGGGCGAGCGGGCAGAGCTCCGACGCGGTGAGGGCGTGCGCACCGTGA
- a CDS encoding recombinase family protein, protein MDAAAHAHVHEPGSSPETAPLHLPHLAAECPKCFTELQRDRHWWQARPVGSRLVGLVISRDDMPSVVEQRDELTRFGVPIEGFRHPAPETLETWESRLVRLFGTLRRGDVLVVANVHALGRDIDEETRTVAELHRRGVVVKVLSHGGRHLADPGR, encoded by the coding sequence ATGGATGCCGCGGCGCACGCGCACGTGCATGAACCCGGCTCATCGCCGGAGACGGCGCCCCTGCATCTTCCGCACCTGGCCGCGGAGTGCCCGAAGTGCTTCACGGAGCTCCAGCGCGACCGCCACTGGTGGCAGGCCCGGCCCGTCGGATCGCGCCTGGTCGGCCTCGTCATCTCCCGCGACGACATGCCCTCGGTCGTCGAGCAGCGCGATGAGCTGACGCGCTTCGGCGTGCCGATCGAAGGGTTCCGGCATCCCGCCCCCGAGACGCTCGAGACCTGGGAGTCGCGGCTGGTGCGCCTGTTCGGCACGCTGCGCCGCGGCGACGTGCTGGTCGTCGCCAATGTGCATGCGCTGGGCCGCGACATCGACGAGGAGACCCGCACGGTGGCCGAGCTGCACCGCCGCGGCGTGGTCGTGAAGGTGCTCAGCCACGGCGGCAGGCACCTCGCCGATCCGGGGCGCTGA